The proteins below come from a single Chryseobacterium sp. MA9 genomic window:
- a CDS encoding NIL domain-containing protein, producing MITPNPGLQVLQNKINLPKKELLLEIELNGKMKFEHLMNTIYNQLGICHKVLSANVEYVNGYSFGSVQLYINVNSDDFQQLEIYLNKNKLINTTVEYTCRTYF from the coding sequence ATGATTACACCTAATCCCGGCCTGCAGGTTTTGCAAAATAAAATAAACCTGCCTAAAAAAGAATTGTTACTGGAAATAGAGTTGAATGGCAAAATGAAATTTGAACATTTGATGAATACGATCTATAATCAATTAGGCATCTGTCATAAAGTGTTATCTGCTAACGTAGAGTATGTGAACGGATATAGTTTTGGTTCAGTACAGTTATATATTAATGTCAATTCAGATGATTTTCAGCAGCTTGAAATCTATCTGAATAAAAATAAACTTATCAATACGACGGTAGAATATACCTGCAGAACATATTTTTAA
- a CDS encoding YiiX/YebB-like N1pC/P60 family cysteine hydrolase yields the protein MSEFKIFFSKRIKEIIVVGILSFLMILLVQCNHAYPSNVQFKNGDLLFVTAKESGLSGAINNVTQKQKAASFDHIGILEKKGNRIFVLHAAPKGGSQKQNLKDFIKDQKEDGQEVIVYRLKPEYQKAIPEAVKKANSMLGKPYNFNYILDENSYYCSDFVERAFRAENIFKLEPMTFIDPKTGKTNTFWEEFYTKKNLKVPEGAPGCNPNGLAGSEKLDRINKL from the coding sequence ATGTCTGAATTTAAAATATTTTTTAGCAAAAGAATCAAAGAAATTATTGTTGTAGGAATTTTGTCCTTTTTAATGATTTTATTGGTTCAGTGTAATCACGCTTATCCAAGTAATGTACAATTCAAAAACGGAGATCTTCTTTTTGTTACGGCCAAAGAATCCGGGCTTTCCGGAGCGATCAATAATGTCACTCAAAAACAAAAGGCAGCTTCATTTGATCATATAGGAATTTTGGAAAAAAAAGGTAACCGTATATTTGTTCTACATGCTGCTCCCAAAGGCGGTTCTCAGAAACAGAATCTAAAAGACTTTATCAAAGATCAGAAAGAAGATGGGCAGGAAGTAATTGTTTACCGATTAAAACCGGAATATCAGAAAGCAATTCCTGAAGCAGTTAAAAAAGCAAATTCTATGCTTGGAAAGCCTTACAACTTCAATTATATTCTGGATGAAAATTCATATTACTGTTCTGATTTTGTAGAAAGAGCTTTTCGGGCAGAAAATATTTTCAAATTGGAACCCATGACGTTTATTGATCCAAAAACAGGTAAAACAAATACATTCTGGGAAGAATTTTATACCAAGAAAAATCTCAAAGTCCCTGAAGGAGCGCCTGGTTGTAATCCTAATGGACTTGCTGGTTCTGAGAAATTGGACAGAATAAATAAACTTTAA
- a CDS encoding response regulator transcription factor has protein sequence MPHILLVEDDDRLSKLIAKGFQEAEFEVTIAYDGITGLKLALQKDFDLIVTDIVLPKKNGLEFCNEIKALQPNLPVIMLTALGTTDDKLEGFDAGADDYLTKPFEMRELTARIRVLLKRFSQQRLQKVSVLKYEGIEMNLEQKTVSRDHTPIKLTPKEFNLLKFMLENSEKVLSRSEIAEKVWETHFDTGTNFIDVYINYLRKKIDKDFEAKLIHTKAGMGFILKKDYESGIVQ, from the coding sequence ATGCCACATATTTTATTAGTTGAAGACGATGACAGGCTTTCAAAACTGATTGCAAAAGGATTTCAGGAAGCTGAATTTGAGGTAACTATAGCTTATGACGGAATCACAGGTTTGAAACTGGCTTTGCAGAAAGATTTTGATCTGATAGTCACAGATATTGTCCTGCCTAAAAAAAACGGCCTTGAATTTTGTAATGAAATCAAAGCATTACAACCAAATCTTCCTGTAATCATGCTGACCGCGCTGGGAACTACTGATGACAAACTGGAAGGATTTGATGCCGGGGCTGATGATTATCTCACCAAACCCTTTGAAATGCGCGAGCTGACAGCAAGGATTAGAGTACTCCTGAAACGTTTTTCACAACAGAGACTGCAAAAAGTTTCCGTTCTTAAATATGAAGGAATTGAAATGAATCTGGAGCAGAAAACAGTGAGCAGGGATCATACTCCGATAAAGCTGACTCCGAAAGAATTTAATCTCTTAAAATTCATGCTGGAAAATTCTGAAAAAGTTCTTTCCCGAAGTGAAATTGCGGAGAAAGTATGGGAAACCCACTTTGACACGGGAACCAATTTTATTGATGTATACATTAATTATCTCCGAAAAAAGATTGATAAAGATTTTGAAGCCAAACTTATCCACACCAAAGCCGGTATGGGATTTATTCTGAAGAAAGACTACGAATCAGGCATTGTACAGTAA
- a CDS encoding ATP-binding protein — translation MKIRTRLTLLFTLITAMLLSAYSISIYYSSKEAREKSFYSELQNEAIAKADLFFRSSLPEQEMHKLYKNNTRTLNEVQVAIYDANKQLVYHDDAKVDYVKETPEMLSQIFREKRINFFLNDLQVIGMVYHYEGKTYAVTAAAYDQYGYEYLTHLLTISIISFFSILILIYLAGIFLSKKALNPLSEMVTQIKKITAGKLQLRLKTTKEKDELNELARSFNGMLERLENSFDSQKHFVSNISHELRTPLSAIITELELASEKDKTKAEYQETIQYALEDARNMVKLSNSLMDLAKASYDSNEISFSEVRLDEVLLESYTKITKENSGYKVSLNIEDSVEEHQLIIQGNEYLLQVAFNNLIDNACKYSPEHICSIDVRTNSKILLISFANTGNIIPKKDLEHIFKPFYRSETSRQEKGHGIGLFLTEKIILLHHAKITVVSDHNETVFTVIFDII, via the coding sequence ATGAAAATAAGAACCAGACTTACGCTGCTTTTTACCTTAATCACTGCAATGCTTTTAAGTGCTTACAGCATTTCGATTTATTATTCATCCAAAGAAGCAAGAGAAAAGTCTTTTTACAGCGAACTTCAGAACGAAGCGATTGCCAAAGCAGATTTATTTTTCCGAAGTTCACTGCCGGAGCAGGAAATGCACAAGCTTTATAAAAACAATACCAGAACACTTAATGAAGTTCAGGTCGCCATTTATGATGCTAATAAACAACTGGTCTATCATGACGATGCCAAAGTAGATTATGTAAAGGAAACCCCGGAAATGCTTTCGCAGATATTCCGGGAAAAGAGAATCAATTTCTTTTTAAACGATTTGCAGGTGATCGGAATGGTATATCATTATGAGGGAAAAACTTACGCGGTAACTGCTGCAGCTTACGATCAATATGGATATGAATATCTCACTCATCTTCTCACCATCAGCATTATCTCGTTCTTCAGTATTTTAATATTGATTTACCTGGCAGGAATATTTCTTTCCAAAAAAGCATTAAACCCATTGAGTGAAATGGTCACTCAGATTAAAAAAATCACAGCCGGGAAATTACAGTTACGTCTGAAAACAACGAAGGAAAAAGATGAGCTTAATGAACTTGCCCGGAGCTTCAATGGAATGCTGGAAAGACTTGAGAACTCTTTTGATTCACAAAAACATTTTGTATCCAATATTTCACACGAACTGAGAACGCCTCTATCTGCCATTATTACTGAACTGGAACTGGCTTCTGAAAAAGATAAAACCAAAGCAGAATATCAGGAAACCATCCAATATGCACTGGAAGATGCACGAAATATGGTAAAGCTTTCCAATAGCTTAATGGACCTCGCCAAAGCAAGCTATGATTCTAACGAGATCAGCTTTTCCGAAGTTCGTCTTGACGAAGTTCTTTTGGAATCTTACACCAAAATCACAAAGGAAAATTCAGGATATAAAGTTTCTCTGAACATAGAAGATTCCGTGGAAGAGCATCAGCTTATCATCCAGGGGAACGAATATCTTTTGCAGGTGGCCTTTAACAATCTTATTGATAATGCCTGTAAATATTCGCCAGAACACATTTGTTCTATAGATGTCAGAACCAATTCCAAGATTCTTTTGATTAGTTTTGCCAATACAGGAAACATAATTCCTAAAAAAGATTTGGAACATATTTTCAAACCTTTTTACAGAAGCGAAACATCCAGACAGGAGAAAGGACACGGAATAGGTCTTTTCCTTACTGAGAAAATTATTCTCCTTCACCACGCAAAAATCACAGTGGTATCAGATCATAATGAGACTGTTTTTACTGTCATATTTGATATCATTTAA
- a CDS encoding DMT family transporter, with the protein MKKSNLAIPATLLAIICVQGGASIAKQLFPAIGAIGTVTLRIVLSAVLLTLINRPKFLQFNRQKWKYCAIYGIGLAAMNLIFYMAIQRIPLGLAVTVEFAGPLFLALALSRKLLDVVWALLACVGILLIVPWQNDHVDLIGLGLAFLAGMFWAVYIIMGGKVSKIMDGKDAVTTGMIFASMVIIPFTIWDGAVFNLTPTIFVKGLGVAILSSALPFSLEIMALKKLPAKTFSILMSLEPAFAALSGLVFLAEELSFLQWISIACVIAASIGTTVFNKKSLSHE; encoded by the coding sequence ATGAAAAAATCAAACTTAGCGATACCAGCTACGCTTTTAGCGATTATCTGTGTGCAGGGAGGAGCCTCCATTGCAAAACAGCTATTTCCCGCTATCGGAGCTATAGGTACGGTTACTTTAAGAATTGTACTTTCTGCTGTTTTGCTTACTTTGATTAACCGTCCGAAATTTTTACAATTTAACAGACAGAAATGGAAATATTGTGCGATATACGGAATAGGTTTGGCAGCAATGAATCTTATTTTCTATATGGCGATTCAAAGAATTCCGCTAGGGCTGGCGGTTACTGTAGAGTTTGCGGGACCTTTATTTCTTGCATTGGCATTGTCCCGTAAACTGTTGGATGTCGTATGGGCATTATTGGCATGTGTGGGAATCCTGTTGATTGTTCCGTGGCAGAATGATCATGTTGATTTGATAGGGCTTGGACTTGCCTTTCTGGCAGGTATGTTCTGGGCTGTTTATATCATAATGGGTGGAAAGGTTTCGAAAATAATGGATGGAAAAGATGCCGTAACTACCGGGATGATATTTGCGAGTATGGTGATTATTCCTTTTACAATATGGGATGGCGCGGTTTTCAATCTTACCCCGACTATTTTTGTGAAAGGGTTGGGTGTAGCTATTCTATCGAGTGCTTTGCCATTTTCGTTAGAGATAATGGCTTTGAAAAAACTTCCTGCAAAAACTTTCAGTATTCTGATGAGCCTGGAACCTGCATTTGCTGCGCTTTCAGGATTGGTTTTTCTTGCTGAAGAATTATCTTTTTTACAGTGGATTTCTATTGCCTGTGTAATTGCGGCCAGTATTGGAACTACTGTTTTCAATAAGAAATCTCTTTCTCATGAGTAA
- a CDS encoding efflux RND transporter periplasmic adaptor subunit: MKKIILSSIILFAASCKDNTSQQNKEPEIMINGNKVTVPENNPVFKKIKTQVVTEQEHSDGVISAGTIQAIPNHYAEIASPFSGRITKSFIQLGQNVSAGSPLFEILSSDYFSVQKDYTDALNDVQLADKNYRRQQDLVKHGVGIQKELDEAETDFKNKKTSLSNASSALKVYNSKGGSIGSPLIVRAPISGEIITNKIVNGQYLKGDADPVMIIAELSKVWISGDVKEKDIRFVHPGDQVSVKVSAYPDRNITGKVYHINEIVDEDTRSIKVLIECDNPDRKLKPGMYATVNFSTTPEKTVMLPVTALMQQDNSQYVWVKTGRSQYTKRSVTTGETDQKTVRIISGLKPGETIMTEGGIYMLDAK, encoded by the coding sequence ATGAAAAAGATAATCTTAAGTAGTATTATTCTCTTTGCAGCCTCCTGTAAAGACAATACATCTCAACAAAACAAAGAACCGGAAATAATGATAAATGGCAACAAGGTCACCGTTCCGGAAAACAATCCCGTTTTCAAGAAAATTAAAACCCAGGTTGTAACCGAGCAGGAACACAGTGATGGTGTCATTTCAGCAGGAACTATTCAGGCTATTCCTAATCATTATGCAGAAATTGCCAGTCCTTTTTCCGGAAGAATTACAAAATCATTTATTCAGCTTGGCCAAAATGTTTCTGCCGGAAGTCCTCTTTTTGAAATCCTTTCTTCAGATTATTTTTCGGTTCAAAAGGATTATACGGACGCCCTGAATGATGTACAGCTTGCCGACAAAAACTACAGACGCCAGCAGGATCTCGTAAAACATGGGGTTGGTATTCAAAAGGAGCTGGATGAAGCGGAAACCGATTTTAAAAATAAAAAAACATCCCTCTCCAATGCTTCTTCTGCCTTGAAAGTCTATAACAGTAAAGGCGGAAGTATAGGAAGTCCTCTTATTGTAAGAGCTCCCATCAGCGGAGAAATCATTACCAACAAAATTGTAAACGGCCAATATCTGAAAGGAGATGCTGATCCGGTAATGATCATTGCAGAATTATCCAAAGTATGGATTTCCGGTGACGTAAAGGAAAAAGACATCCGCTTTGTTCATCCCGGAGATCAGGTTTCTGTAAAAGTAAGTGCATATCCGGACAGAAATATTACCGGAAAAGTATATCACATCAATGAAATTGTAGACGAAGATACCCGAAGTATTAAAGTTCTTATTGAATGCGATAATCCGGACAGAAAATTAAAACCGGGCATGTACGCTACAGTTAACTTCTCAACAACTCCTGAAAAAACTGTTATGCTTCCCGTAACCGCATTGATGCAACAGGACAATTCCCAGTATGTATGGGTAAAAACAGGCAGGAGCCAATATACAAAGCGTTCTGTGACAACGGGAGAAACCGATCAGAAAACAGTAAGAATCATTTCCGGCTTAAAACCCGGAGAGACCATCATGACTGAAGGAGGAATTTATATGCTGGATGCAAAATAA
- a CDS encoding efflux RND transporter permease subunit, whose amino-acid sequence MKKLLTISIQKRWLMLALFLLLGFFGYYSWTRLSIEAYPDIADVTSQVVTQVPGLAAEEVEQQITIPLERSLNGLPGMHVMRSKSTFGLSIITMVFDDGIDDYWARQRIQERLTDAELPYGAQPGLDPLTSPIGEVYRYIIESNNHSLRELTDLQKFVIIPRIKQVSGIADVTNFGGITTQFQIELDPHKLEQYGLSLSEVTETISKNNMSAGGSMLPRGNLAYVIRGIGLVKDLNDLGKIVVKTQNGVPVFLNDVGTLKYGNLERKGILGYTDRKRNYSESVEGIVLLLRGQNPSQVLEGVHEAIEELNNETLPTGVKIHPFLDRTDLVKTTLTTVSHTLTEGIVLVIIVLIVFLGSWRGALLVAITIPLSLLFAFILMHFTNIPANLLSLGAIDFGIIVDGAIVMLETILKKREENSEEALEEKTITQRVIEVAKPIFFSTIIIITAYLPLFAFERVEKKLFTPMAFTVGYALLGALAVALLLIPGLAYVIYRKPQKIYHNKWLEKLSTAYGKSIEKIMQTPKRVIIPIMIVLVSTGILSYNVGKDFLPELDEGSIWLQVQLPPGISLAKSKEMSDTLRARTLKRPEITYMMIQAGRNDDGTDPWTASHFEVSVGIKPYSEWPAGKTKADLIKELVADYKDMPGFTVGFSQPMIDGVMDKISGAHSELVVKVYGEDFKETRRIAENILSTLNTIPGSADLAIDQEPPLPQLQIIADRDKIAQYGLNVADVADLIEVALGGKAISQIFIGNKVYDISCRYTEDSRDTPDKIGNLMLTSASGAKIPLSQVAEVKLSTGESTITREMNKRHLTVKLNLRGTDLSSFLKNAQDKIEKDIKYDHEKYQIKWGGQFENQNRAYSRLAFIVPLALAIMFLLLYGAFGDFRQALVLMSIVPLALFGGMLALNIRGMSLNVSSAVGFIALFGVAIQNGVIMISHINDLRKKGYELKQAAIKGAKDRFRPVLMTATVAVIGLFPASLATGIGSDVQRPLATVIVYGLMFSTILTLFVLPAIYFMAEYRNEKQNLESDEN is encoded by the coding sequence ATGAAGAAATTATTAACAATCTCTATACAGAAGAGATGGCTCATGCTTGCTCTCTTTCTTTTACTGGGATTCTTCGGATATTATTCCTGGACCAGACTATCCATAGAAGCTTATCCTGACATTGCTGATGTAACCTCACAGGTGGTAACACAGGTCCCGGGACTGGCCGCTGAAGAAGTGGAACAGCAAATCACCATTCCTTTGGAGAGATCTCTGAACGGACTTCCGGGAATGCATGTGATGCGAAGCAAAAGTACCTTCGGACTGTCCATTATTACAATGGTTTTCGATGATGGGATAGACGATTACTGGGCAAGACAGCGAATTCAGGAAAGACTGACGGATGCGGAACTTCCTTATGGTGCACAACCCGGATTAGATCCTCTTACCTCTCCCATTGGCGAAGTCTATCGTTATATTATCGAAAGTAACAACCACAGCCTCCGGGAACTTACAGATTTACAAAAATTTGTGATTATTCCACGAATCAAACAGGTTTCGGGAATTGCTGATGTTACCAATTTCGGGGGAATTACGACGCAGTTTCAGATCGAGCTGGATCCGCATAAACTTGAACAATATGGACTTTCCCTGTCAGAAGTTACAGAAACGATCTCCAAAAACAATATGAGTGCCGGAGGGAGTATGCTTCCCCGCGGAAACCTCGCTTATGTCATCCGCGGAATAGGTTTGGTAAAAGACTTAAACGATCTTGGAAAAATTGTAGTCAAAACCCAAAATGGCGTTCCTGTTTTTTTGAATGACGTAGGAACATTGAAATACGGAAACCTGGAAAGAAAAGGAATTCTCGGCTACACAGACCGAAAACGTAATTATTCTGAAAGTGTAGAAGGAATTGTACTTTTATTAAGAGGACAAAATCCTTCACAAGTGCTGGAAGGAGTTCATGAAGCTATAGAAGAGCTGAATAACGAAACGCTTCCTACCGGAGTAAAAATCCATCCTTTTTTGGACAGAACAGACCTTGTAAAAACAACTCTTACTACAGTTTCTCATACCCTTACCGAAGGAATTGTATTGGTTATTATTGTACTGATTGTATTTCTTGGAAGCTGGCGGGGAGCATTATTAGTGGCTATTACCATTCCGCTTTCATTGTTATTTGCTTTTATATTAATGCATTTTACGAATATTCCGGCCAACCTTCTTTCATTGGGAGCCATTGATTTTGGAATCATTGTAGACGGAGCCATCGTCATGCTGGAAACCATTCTGAAGAAAAGAGAAGAAAATTCGGAAGAAGCACTAGAAGAAAAAACGATTACCCAGAGAGTGATTGAAGTGGCAAAGCCTATTTTCTTTTCAACCATTATCATTATTACCGCTTATCTGCCATTGTTTGCTTTTGAAAGAGTAGAGAAAAAATTATTTACCCCCATGGCTTTTACTGTAGGATACGCTCTATTGGGAGCCCTCGCTGTAGCATTGCTTCTGATCCCTGGATTGGCTTATGTGATCTATCGCAAACCACAGAAGATCTATCACAATAAATGGCTTGAAAAACTAAGCACAGCCTATGGAAAGAGCATTGAAAAAATAATGCAGACACCTAAAAGAGTTATTATTCCTATTATGATTGTCTTAGTTTCTACCGGGATTCTCTCTTATAATGTAGGAAAAGATTTCCTTCCCGAGCTGGATGAAGGTTCTATATGGCTTCAGGTACAGCTGCCACCGGGAATTTCTTTAGCCAAATCAAAAGAAATGAGTGATACACTGCGTGCCCGTACCTTGAAACGTCCTGAAATTACTTATATGATGATACAGGCAGGACGGAACGATGACGGTACAGATCCATGGACAGCTTCCCACTTTGAAGTTTCTGTCGGAATAAAGCCTTACAGCGAATGGCCGGCAGGAAAAACAAAAGCAGACCTCATCAAAGAACTCGTTGCAGATTATAAAGATATGCCAGGATTCACCGTAGGTTTTTCACAGCCAATGATTGACGGGGTAATGGATAAAATCTCAGGAGCTCACAGTGAATTGGTAGTTAAGGTTTATGGAGAAGATTTTAAAGAGACAAGAAGAATTGCCGAAAATATATTGTCTACTTTAAACACAATTCCGGGTTCAGCAGACCTTGCCATTGATCAGGAGCCTCCATTACCTCAGCTGCAGATTATTGCAGACAGAGACAAAATCGCTCAGTATGGACTGAATGTAGCAGATGTAGCTGACCTTATTGAAGTGGCATTAGGAGGAAAAGCTATTTCCCAGATCTTTATCGGCAATAAAGTGTATGACATTTCATGCCGCTATACAGAAGACAGCCGAGACACTCCTGATAAAATCGGAAATCTGATGCTGACCTCAGCTTCCGGAGCGAAAATTCCTCTATCTCAGGTTGCAGAAGTAAAATTGAGTACCGGTGAAAGTACCATTACCAGAGAAATGAACAAACGCCATCTTACCGTAAAACTGAATTTAAGAGGTACTGATCTTTCTTCTTTCCTAAAAAATGCACAGGATAAAATTGAAAAAGACATCAAATACGATCATGAGAAGTATCAGATCAAATGGGGTGGACAGTTTGAAAATCAAAACAGGGCTTATTCAAGGTTAGCATTTATTGTTCCGCTGGCATTGGCAATTATGTTTCTGTTATTGTATGGTGCATTCGGAGATTTCAGACAGGCTTTGGTTCTGATGTCTATTGTTCCACTGGCTTTATTTGGTGGAATGCTGGCACTCAATATAAGAGGAATGTCTCTGAATGTGTCTTCTGCAGTAGGATTTATTGCACTCTTCGGAGTTGCTATCCAGAACGGAGTCATTATGATTTCTCATATCAATGATCTGCGTAAAAAAGGATATGAGCTGAAACAGGCTGCCATCAAAGGTGCAAAAGACCGTTTCAGACCTGTTCTAATGACCGCAACGGTTGCCGTAATAGGATTATTCCCAGCATCATTGGCCACAGGAATCGGTTCGGATGTACAACGTCCACTGGCAACAGTAATTGTCTATGGACTGATGTTCTCTACTATTTTAACACTATTCGTGCTGCCGGCTATTTATTTTATGGCTGAATATCGCAACGAAAAACAAAATTTGGAATCAGATGAAAATTAA
- a CDS encoding TolC family protein has translation MKIKVHIIILSVVLLNITGMKAQEKELLQFEEYLSLVGNKNLGYASQKYNVSIAEASIQTANMFPDPQLEMETTNNGVRKDMGYVYGASISWTLELGGKRKARVNLARNQSELNKIQLQDFFRNLRADASLGYIDALKSKALLEVQQDSYKNMQQLAKSDSIRYKLGTISLVTSKQSKLEAASLLNEVYQAESAEEQSLTSLSVFLGDSKITGRDVAGDFNAFNRDFSIDDLILQALNERADLLAAKQNTEVAKSQINLEKANRMIDLGISAGAERHTEATNEIAPSPTVNAVKMGISIPLKFSNRRNAGLKIAEMVHSQAKVEYKQIEQGIKAEVMQAYQQYTATQKQLRQFHNGMLSEAQSILEGITYSYKRGESSILEVLNAQRTYNNVRKDYYQALADNAVALIELERKAGIWDIHF, from the coding sequence ATGAAAATTAAAGTTCATATTATCATATTATCTGTAGTATTGTTGAATATAACAGGTATGAAGGCACAGGAAAAAGAACTTTTACAATTTGAAGAATACCTGAGCCTTGTCGGAAATAAAAATCTTGGGTACGCCTCTCAGAAATACAATGTAAGTATAGCTGAAGCTTCCATCCAGACTGCCAATATGTTTCCTGATCCTCAACTGGAAATGGAAACCACCAACAACGGAGTGCGTAAAGATATGGGGTATGTCTACGGTGCTTCCATCAGCTGGACGCTTGAGCTTGGCGGCAAAAGAAAAGCCAGGGTTAATCTCGCCAGAAACCAATCAGAGTTGAACAAAATACAATTACAGGATTTTTTCAGGAATCTCCGTGCAGATGCCAGTTTAGGATATATTGATGCTCTAAAATCCAAAGCTTTGCTTGAAGTACAGCAGGATTCTTATAAAAATATGCAGCAGTTGGCAAAATCCGACAGTATCCGCTACAAATTGGGGACTATATCATTAGTCACGTCCAAACAGAGTAAGTTGGAAGCAGCTTCTTTGCTTAATGAAGTATATCAGGCTGAAAGTGCAGAAGAACAGTCTCTCACCAGTTTATCAGTATTTCTTGGAGACAGTAAAATAACAGGAAGAGATGTTGCAGGAGATTTCAATGCCTTTAACAGGGATTTCAGTATTGATGATCTGATTCTTCAGGCATTGAACGAGAGAGCAGATTTACTGGCAGCCAAACAAAATACAGAAGTTGCCAAAAGTCAGATCAATTTGGAAAAAGCCAATCGTATGATAGATTTAGGTATCAGCGCCGGAGCAGAACGGCACACAGAAGCCACCAATGAAATCGCCCCTTCCCCAACCGTAAATGCTGTAAAAATGGGTATTAGCATTCCTCTGAAATTTTCCAACAGAAGAAATGCAGGATTGAAAATAGCAGAAATGGTGCATTCCCAGGCTAAGGTTGAATACAAACAGATTGAACAAGGCATAAAGGCGGAAGTAATGCAGGCTTATCAGCAATATACAGCGACACAAAAACAACTCAGACAATTCCATAATGGAATGCTGTCAGAAGCACAAAGCATTCTGGAAGGGATTACATACAGCTATAAAAGAGGTGAAAGCTCTATCCTTGAAGTTCTGAATGCCCAGAGAACTTATAACAATGTAAGAAAAGATTACTATCAGGCTCTTGCAGATAATGCAGTTGCTTTAATTGAGCTTGAAAGGAAAGCAGGGATCTGGGATATTCATTTTTAG
- a CDS encoding DUF1801 domain-containing protein, translating to MQIHSVSIEDYISKIPEERQEAFKKLFDTVNDNLPKGFEEATNYGMIGWVVPLATFPAGYHCAPGTPLPFINLASQKNFIALYHMGLYSKPELLDWFVGEYPKYSKKKLDMGKSCIRFKKVDDIPFELIAELSQKMTPDDWIGIYESQYKK from the coding sequence ATGCAGATTCATTCAGTTTCTATAGAAGATTATATCTCAAAAATTCCTGAAGAAAGACAGGAAGCGTTTAAAAAACTTTTTGATACAGTGAATGACAATCTTCCTAAAGGTTTTGAAGAAGCCACGAATTATGGAATGATAGGCTGGGTGGTTCCATTGGCAACATTTCCTGCCGGATATCATTGTGCTCCCGGAACACCGCTGCCATTTATTAATCTTGCTTCCCAGAAGAATTTTATAGCACTTTATCATATGGGACTTTATTCAAAGCCTGAACTTCTCGACTGGTTTGTTGGGGAATATCCAAAATATTCCAAAAAGAAACTGGATATGGGTAAATCCTGTATCCGTTTCAAAAAAGTGGATGATATTCCTTTTGAACTGATTGCTGAACTGAGCCAGAAAATGACTCCTGATGATTGGATCGGAATTTACGAATCTCAGTATAAGAAATAA